TCATCCTAGTAATGAATTTTTTAGGCATTTGAATAACTTCCAATTGATCAAGTGGCACATTCTTCAGTCCTTCTGGAATCATCTTCAACCTACGAGAATTGTAGATCTCCAAAAACTTGAGGCATGGCATTGCCATCTCCTCTATCGTCCACTCCTCAAGTTCCGTAAGAACTACAATGCGCAAGGATAACAGTTGAGGGAAACCTGTTGCCGAACATATCATATGTTTGCCTACATATGAGTCATGCCATAATTCTAGATATTTGAGACATGGCAGCTTCTCTAGTGTTGCCATTGGGTCTTGCTCCAATCCAGACCCACCCAACTTTAGTTTCACTAGTTGTTGAGGAAATACATCATTGTGTGGAAGATGTTTGCGGTTCAAACTTCCCCAGAGAACCAATTTCTTGAGGCAGTGTTGATTGGAAAAGGCTGTAATGATGTTGTTGTCCAAACAAATTGCTCGTCCGTGTATAGAAAAAGAGGCACTGTATATAGATAAGGAGGCAAGACGACCCAATTTCTGGAGTGATGAAGATAGAGCATCGCCATGATCATTAAAGACTTCATTAATGCTCAATTCGCATAGGTTTGTGAGTTTTGGAAGTGCATTCCCTATCCATGATCCAGCATTTATCCCTTTTAAAGTCTGCAAATTCTTTGGTACATTATTTCCCATATTTGGAGGAGGAACCCTTGATGACATTGGTAGCTTAACATGCCTGAGATTGCCAATTGTCCAAAGTGAATCTGATATCTTTTCTAAATTTCTACAAGACAGAATAAAAGTCTGGAGATTATGGAGATGACAAATCCATGATGGAATTTCCTTCAGATTCACATCTTCACTGAACTCATCACTGAACTCATCACTGAACCCAAGATATcttaaatgaattaatgatttgatttcACTTGGAAATTCTGAAATACCCTTAGTATGCAAACAAAGCActcttaataatttaaatctGCCAAGCTGGCCTTTCAAAGCCCTAAAAGCCAGACGATTATAAGATCCATAGACACCGTAGAATAGACCCCGCAACATTGAGTTAGAATAGTTTAGAATGGCAACCTCATTACATACGATTATTCGTCGGGCTGCATTTGACATTGTCACATTATCTACAGTGTCATTATTCTTGTAGATTTCAAAATATCT
This portion of the Dioscorea cayenensis subsp. rotundata cultivar TDr96_F1 chromosome 3, TDr96_F1_v2_PseudoChromosome.rev07_lg8_w22 25.fasta, whole genome shotgun sequence genome encodes:
- the LOC120252018 gene encoding probable disease resistance protein At1g58602 isoform X2, which gives rise to MVGFVDEKKTIVQELVDTSKKHQSVISIVGMGGLGKTTLAKSIYNDPRVKRSFDIFAWVIISQECTILDILNKILLEKLETSPGDTIESLSVKVFEKLKKGRYLVVLDDVWRENVWDQLQKVFPDDQNGSRVIITTRFINVAKIANPTTEPHELRCLDEKESRALFLRKVFPNQNIETCCPTYLVDYAHQLVQRCGGLPLALVVLGGFVSTKPQTQDAWRKVVESMNGQFVECGERCLEIIALSYNNLPYYLKSCFLYFGCFKEDWTISSEILIRLWLAEGFLPVKDGKTTEEVGLDCLEDLAQRCMVQITSREYDGSVYCCQIHDVLRDMCIKKAKENRYFEIYKNNDTVDNVTMSNAARRIIVCNEVAILNYSNSMLRGLFYGVYGSYNRLAFRALKGQLGRFKLLRVLCLHTKGISEFPSEIKSLIHLRYLGFSDEFSDEFSEDVNLKEIPSWICHLHNLQTFILSCRNLEKISDSLWTIGNLRHVKLPMSSRVPPPNMGNNVPKNLQTLKGINAGSWIGNALPKLTNLCELSINEVFNDHGDALSSSLQKLGRLASLSIYSASFSIHGRAICLDNNIITAFSNQHCLKKLVLWGSLNRKHLPHNDVFPQQLVKLKLGGSGLEQDPMATLEKLPCLKYLELWHDSYVGKHMICSATGFPQLLSLRIVVLTELEEWTIEEMAMPCLKFLEIYNSRRLKMIPEGLKNVPLDQLEVIQMPKKFITRMKEKTGEDWYKIRHVPNIRMKIWRT